A part of Trichocoleus sp. FACHB-46 genomic DNA contains:
- a CDS encoding transposase, producing the protein KSVYRQRNQVERCFNRLKQNRRIATRYEKKAENYLAMLTLASIMMCL; encoded by the coding sequence ACAAGTCTGTCTATCGTCAACGGAATCAGGTGGAGCGCTGTTTCAATCGCTTGAAGCAAAACCGTCGCATTGCAACGCGCTATGAGAAAAAAGCTGAAAACTACCTTGCCATGCTGACTCTAGCCTCTATCATGATGTGCCTGTAG